The following proteins are encoded in a genomic region of Triticum dicoccoides isolate Atlit2015 ecotype Zavitan chromosome 1B, WEW_v2.0, whole genome shotgun sequence:
- the LOC119318795 gene encoding uncharacterized protein LOC119318795 has protein sequence MEPSDTSPAVTTIDSLKDDNIEDVLLRLPSPASLARAALASRRWRGIASSSPFLRRFRELHHRSPILGLFASQPDLQQLPIFHPAAAVRSDPDLAAAARGGDFLLTRLEDDPAWRFRDCRNGRLLLRRGHSLSLYDPVSHRQVRVPRPPKDEPFPAAGAAEYLWDCLLDGHGEFRVVTVQRDGQRLRAMEYASRTAEWRIHPWADGIHMPAHAQSMRPMLAAAAGLIFWRYDRNSSLLLDTSTMAFSFSIVPLPVTIATHTMMPPGAYAIGDTEAGVCCLLLMVGRTTLQVWLLKKKDGGGGHAWELEKQSHIGWLDSFNRRFGVHMVAAGLAIVYCMSCKYSHFVIDLKDLSLKDKFRCHRTMAYPFQMPWPPAALVPTSPCERPTTPQTYACRDAENQHEAPSSSRKRKSNDEMEPCISPASLKNEFIR, from the exons ATGGAGCCGTCGGATACTAGCCCAGCCGTCACCACCATCGACTCCCTCAAGGACGACAACATCGAGGACGTCCTGCTGCGCCTCCCGTCGCCGGCCTCCCTCGCTCGAGCCGCGCTCGCCTCACGCCGCTGGCGCGGCATCGCCTCAAGCTCCCCCTTCCTGCGCCGCTTTCGCGAGCTCCaccaccggtcacccatcctcgGCCTCTTCGCCTCCCAGCCGGACCTCCAGCAGCTCCCCATCTTCCACCCCGCGGCCGCCGTCCGCTCCGACCCGGACCTCGCAGCCGCCGCGCGTGGGGGCGACTTCCTGCTCACCCGCCTCGAGGACGACCCGGCGTGGCGCTTCCGGGACTGTCGcaacggccgcctcctcctccgcagaGGCCACTCCCTTTCCCTCTACGACCCCGTCTCCCACCGGCAAGTCCGCGTGCCCCGTCCACCGAAGGACGAGCCCTTCCCTGCAGCTGGAGCAGCGGAGTACTTATGGGACTGCTTGCTGGACGGCCATGGAGAATTCCGCGTGGTCACCGTGCAGCGAGACGGCCAAAGGTTGCGCGCCATGGAGTACGCCTCCCGCACAGCCGAGTGGCGCATCCACCCGTGGGCGGACGGCATCCACATGCCTGCGCATGCGCAGAGCATGCGACCGATGCTCGCTGCCGCGGCCGGGCTCATCTTTTGGAGATATGACCGGAACTCCTCGCTCCTGCTCGATACAAGCACCATGGCATTCTCCTTCTCCATCGTCCCTCTCCCAGTTACAATAGCGACGCACACGATGATGCCGCCGGGAGCATACGCCATCGGAGACACCGAGGCCGGTGTGTGTTGCCTTTTGCTTATGGTCGGCAGGACTACGCTGCAAGTCTGGCTACTCAAGAagaaggacggcggcggcgggcatgCGTGGGAGTTGGAGAAGCAAAGCCATATAGGCTGGCTGGACAGCTTCAACCGGCGGTTTGGTGTCCATATGGTGGCTGCTGGGCTCGCAATTGTTTACTGCATGAGTTGCAAGTATTCTCACTTTGTCATTGATCTCAAGGACCTGAGCCTCAAGGATAAGTTCCGTTGTCATCGTACCATGGCGTACCCTTTCCAAATGCCATGGCCACCTGCTGCGTTGGTGCCTACTTCTCCGTGCGAACGGCCCACCACACCCCAAACATATGCATGCCGAG ATGCTGAAAATCAACACGAAGCACCTTCTTCTAGTAGGAAGCGCAAGAGCAATGATGAAATGGAGCCATGTATTTCCCCAGCTTCTTTGAAGAATGAATTCATCAGATAA